A window of Citrus sinensis cultivar Valencia sweet orange chromosome 7, DVS_A1.0, whole genome shotgun sequence contains these coding sequences:
- the LOC127903856 gene encoding protein SENESCENCE-ASSOCIATED GENE 21, mitochondrial-like, producing the protein MASKFSNSFLLLRRSNAVAAGNVGGKQPAAAEVMRKMTDMKAESVCGVEKEEFWMRDPNTGNWIPESQFNQIDAADLRDQLLPKIKKNDS; encoded by the exons ATGGCTTCCAAGTTTTCAAATAGCTTTCTGCTTCTCAG GCGATCAAATGCGGTGGCCGCGGGGAATGTGGGAGGGAAGCAGCCGGCGGCCGCGGAAGTAATGAGGAAGATGACGGATATGAAGGCAGAATCAGTTTGTGGTGTCGAGAAAGAAGAATTTTGGATGAGGGATCCTAACACCGGCAACTGGATTCCGGAGAGTCAATTTAATCAGATTGATGCTGCTGATCTTAGAGACCAATTACTCCCCAAGATCAAGAAGAATGACTCTTGA